The following are from one region of the Nitrospirota bacterium genome:
- a CDS encoding acyl carrier protein: MTRKEIMDVVIGIMQDVMTEVDCSTIEDTELPFSNMMEMDSMDFLDVVMALQRKYAIEIPDEDFPHLKSMKSTVDYLEAKLK, translated from the coding sequence ATGACAAGAAAAGAAATTATGGATGTTGTGATAGGGATAATGCAGGACGTTATGACTGAGGTAGATTGTTCCACAATTGAGGACACAGAGCTGCCATTTAGTAACATGATGGAGATGGACAGCATGGATTTTCTTGATGTTGTGATGGCACTTCAGAGAAAATACGCAATAGAAATACCAGATGAGGATTTTCCACATTTAAAAAGCATGAAAAGCACAGTAGATTATCTTGAGGCAAAACTAAAATGA
- a CDS encoding ribonuclease J — protein MELPTLAAGVSIIPLGGVEEIGLNMTILETDDSLIVIDAGLMFPEEGMHGVDFVIPDYSYILDNKDKLRGIIITHGHEDHTGALPFLLKDLGPDVPVYGTLLTIGLIKDKLKEYNVKDLLFIIIKPRDRITLGDFTVEFIRVAHSIADGVGLAVETPYGTIIHTGDFKFDSSPVDGEFLDISRFAHYGEKGVLLLMSDSTNAERGGFTPSEKVVRAAFEDVFAKAAGRIIIATFASNIHRIQQVVDVAVEFGKKVVLCGRSIVSNVRIAMDLGYLRIPFDTCLKVEEIKNLKPGETVIVTTGSQGEPMSVLTRIARNEHKQIKVKTGDTVIISAKAIPGNGRAVGKIINQLFKIGADVIYEKVADVHVSGHASVEELKLMLNITKPKYFVPIHGEYRHLHRHAYVAKTLGIAVENIFLLSNGNVLEINQQEGVLADGVTAGRVYIEGKNLCDIGDLVLKERRRLAQDGVVIVLISIAKEDGSIVSGPDIITRGFVFESSSKEIMDEARALILEAFATFDDSFVKSVSNISAKVKSILRKFIRNKTEKRPIIMPVIVEV, from the coding sequence TTGGAGTTACCCACTTTGGCGGCTGGAGTTTCTATAATTCCTCTGGGCGGTGTAGAGGAAATCGGGTTGAATATGACAATTTTAGAGACAGACGATTCTCTTATAGTAATAGATGCAGGGCTTATGTTTCCAGAGGAGGGAATGCACGGCGTTGATTTTGTTATACCCGACTATTCGTACATTTTAGATAATAAGGATAAACTAAGAGGAATAATTATAACCCACGGACATGAAGACCACACGGGGGCACTGCCATTTCTCCTTAAGGATTTAGGCCCGGATGTGCCAGTCTATGGTACGCTTTTAACCATAGGGTTAATCAAGGATAAACTCAAGGAATATAATGTCAAGGACTTATTGTTTATAATAATTAAGCCGCGGGACAGGATAACACTTGGCGACTTTACGGTAGAATTCATTCGTGTTGCACACAGTATAGCTGATGGCGTGGGGCTTGCCGTTGAGACCCCTTATGGCACAATTATTCACACGGGCGATTTTAAGTTTGATTCAAGCCCAGTGGATGGCGAGTTTCTGGATATATCGAGATTTGCGCATTATGGTGAAAAAGGTGTGCTGCTTTTGATGTCTGACAGCACAAACGCCGAGCGTGGAGGTTTTACCCCGTCAGAGAAAGTAGTACGGGCTGCCTTTGAGGATGTCTTTGCAAAGGCTGCAGGACGAATAATTATAGCTACATTTGCCTCAAACATCCACAGAATTCAGCAGGTGGTGGATGTTGCGGTTGAGTTTGGTAAAAAAGTTGTTTTATGCGGCAGAAGCATAGTGTCAAATGTACGTATAGCAATGGACCTGGGCTACCTGAGAATACCCTTTGATACGTGTCTTAAGGTTGAAGAGATTAAAAACCTTAAACCCGGAGAGACAGTCATCGTAACAACAGGGAGCCAGGGAGAGCCCATGAGCGTGTTAACCCGAATTGCCCGCAATGAACATAAGCAGATAAAGGTTAAAACCGGAGACACTGTGATAATCTCAGCAAAGGCAATTCCAGGCAATGGCAGAGCGGTTGGTAAAATAATCAATCAACTGTTTAAGATAGGAGCAGATGTAATTTATGAGAAGGTGGCAGATGTACACGTCTCAGGACATGCCTCGGTTGAAGAGCTTAAACTGATGCTTAATATAACCAAACCAAAATACTTTGTACCCATTCACGGTGAGTACAGACACCTTCACCGCCACGCATACGTGGCCAAAACTCTTGGCATTGCTGTAGAAAACATATTTTTACTGTCTAACGGTAACGTGCTTGAAATCAACCAGCAGGAGGGAGTTCTTGCCGACGGGGTAACTGCAGGGAGAGTTTATATTGAAGGAAAAAACCTCTGTGATATTGGCGATCTGGTGCTTAAGGAACGGAGGCGGCTTGCTCAGGACGGCGTTGTCATAGTGCTCATTTCAATAGCGAAGGAGGACGGGAGTATAGTCTCAGGCCCCGACATTATAACACGAGGTTTTGTCTTTGAAAGCTCCTCAAAAGAGATTATGGATGAGGCCAGAGCTCTTATTCTTGAGGCTTTTGCCACTTTTGATGACTCCTTTGTAAAAAGCGTATCCAATATATCTGCAAAAGTTAAAAGCATTCTCAGAAAGTTCATAAGAAATAAGACTGAAAAAAGACCGATAATTATGCCGGTTATCGTAGAGGTGTAG
- a CDS encoding M28 family peptidase, with product MLNKADITENLKNTVYFLSKEIGPRPYSNLNALNKTSDYISASLKSYGYDVSYQPYKYKGNNYKNIYTEIKGNKTPEISIVIGAHYDTVSTTPGADDNSSGVAGLLEIARLLENSTFDKTIRFVAFTLEEPPAFMTKNMGSYVYAKSLKENNENVELMICLEMIGYFSKKQKYPLPVLKWFYPHEGDFILLAGDTNSQHSISKVKNGFRKGTVMPVESITAPRFIPGIDFSDHRSFWKFGYNAIMVTDTAFYRNPNYHRSTDTPETLDYDSITEVVLGLKSAICEIANIKM from the coding sequence ATGCTGAATAAGGCTGATATAACAGAAAATCTAAAGAACACTGTTTATTTTTTATCTAAGGAAATAGGCCCAAGGCCATATAGTAACCTTAATGCCCTGAATAAAACCTCCGACTACATTTCAGCATCTCTTAAAAGTTATGGATACGATGTGTCTTATCAACCATACAAATACAAAGGAAATAATTATAAAAATATATACACTGAAATTAAAGGAAACAAAACGCCGGAAATATCAATTGTAATTGGTGCTCATTATGATACAGTATCTACTACTCCGGGGGCTGATGATAATTCAAGTGGAGTCGCCGGCTTGCTTGAGATAGCAAGATTATTAGAAAATTCCACCTTTGATAAGACAATTCGTTTCGTTGCATTTACACTTGAGGAACCGCCGGCTTTCATGACTAAAAATATGGGGAGTTATGTTTATGCCAAAAGTCTGAAGGAGAACAATGAAAATGTCGAATTAATGATATGTTTAGAAATGATTGGATACTTCAGTAAAAAACAGAAATACCCTCTTCCTGTTCTTAAGTGGTTTTATCCCCATGAAGGCGATTTTATTTTACTTGCCGGTGATACTAACTCACAGCATTCCATATCAAAAGTAAAAAATGGCTTTAGAAAAGGAACCGTCATGCCTGTTGAATCCATTACTGCACCCAGGTTTATACCCGGAATTGATTTTTCGGACCACAGATCCTTCTGGAAATTTGGCTACAATGCCATTATGGTTACAGATACGGCATTTTACCGGAATCCAAATTATCATAGATCAACAGACACGCCGGAAACATTGGATTATGACAGTATCACCGAAGTTGTATTGGGGCTTAAATCAGCAATATGTGAAATAGCAAACATTAAGATGTGA
- a CDS encoding SDR family oxidoreductase, producing MSFLQLEGKKFLIVGVFNKKSIAYFAAKCLVDEGAECIYVVKDATVKEKVQQFIPDTDIFTCNVENQDEIAILYKDVSSKHSKIDGMLHSIAFANFSEGLKPFHETRKVDFLQAIDISCYSLISLSCAFKDVLDNNASVVTLSVPFTKIAIENYSYMAPVKAALESSVVYLAQSFSQFSQVRFNVVSSNVIRTSSAAGIPDFIKLSLYTDALTFRKAAIETKEIANVIAFLLSGSSSAINGQSVIADAGMIVNPFDREVVEMFYKKKIGLNA from the coding sequence ATGAGTTTTTTGCAGTTAGAGGGCAAGAAGTTTCTGATTGTGGGAGTGTTTAATAAAAAAAGCATTGCATATTTTGCAGCAAAGTGCCTTGTGGATGAAGGAGCAGAGTGTATTTATGTAGTAAAAGACGCTACCGTAAAAGAAAAAGTACAACAGTTTATACCAGATACTGATATCTTTACTTGTAATGTAGAAAACCAGGATGAGATAGCAATTCTCTATAAAGATGTCTCAAGCAAACATAGTAAAATAGACGGAATGTTACACTCTATAGCATTTGCCAACTTTTCGGAAGGACTTAAACCATTTCATGAGACAAGAAAGGTGGATTTCCTTCAGGCGATTGACATATCCTGTTACTCTTTAATCAGTCTGTCTTGTGCTTTCAAAGACGTACTTGATAACAACGCCTCAGTGGTTACACTTTCTGTTCCATTTACTAAAATAGCTATTGAAAACTACAGTTATATGGCTCCTGTAAAAGCTGCTTTAGAATCGTCAGTGGTATATCTTGCACAGTCGTTCAGTCAATTTTCACAGGTTAGATTTAATGTTGTTTCATCAAACGTCATACGAACATCTTCAGCCGCAGGAATTCCAGACTTTATAAAACTATCTCTTTATACAGATGCTTTAACATTTAGAAAAGCAGCAATTGAAACAAAAGAAATAGCCAACGTGATAGCGTTTTTATTAAGCGGCAGCTCAAGCGCTATCAATGGGCAATCAGTCATTGCCGATGCAGGTATGATTGTAAATCCATTCGACAGAGAGGTTGTAGAGATGTTTTATAAGAAGAAGATTGGGTTAAATGCGTAG
- a CDS encoding aminotransferase class I/II-fold pyridoxal phosphate-dependent enzyme — MTDKFSNISTLVDLLRFRVNKHPDRVAYTFLPDGEGNGISLTYAELDKKARSIAVELQRSYHRGSRAILAYPSGLDFICAFFGCVYAGIIAVPAYPPKRNQKLDRFKSIIDDSKPSVILSKSNIVNKIKPMYKEDLSLKDLPWVSTETISEDNAKDYWENLVNADDIVFLQYTSGSTAKPKGVMITHENIIYNELMLQSAINLSEDSIAVGWSPLFHDMGLIGQVLSPIYMGMRLYFMAPISFLQKPICWIKAVSDYKATVTLAPNFAYELCARQITDEQKQGLNLSHLKIALSGSEPVNSSTMDRFYEAFSPYGLKRETLYPAYGLAEVTLFATGGERGDLQVYKSLLTNELERNRVVLTGNEGNNGKGTKILVGNGKPWLDEKIVIADPETNATKPVGEIGEILISGKNVAKGYWNNPEATKQTFQAYLSDTGDGPFLRTGDSGFIFNGSLFVTGRIKDMIIIRGQNYYPQDIEWTVDEISFDVNGTRPIRVGACGAFSTEVNGEEKLIVAIEVNSGYLTGLRDILKDRESIAGNACSVHQKTSNKTSQSHGDADVLPPEVIANAIRKAVAEEHELSVYDVVLLRPYSIPMTSSGKIQRHRLRHGYETGEIEKLWALKDTEPVRDESVEDQCEKLDGCDKDICKLDRWLVSKISLHLKIPSKEMDNKRDLFTYGIDSLMVVQIMADLQSALGHSLEERLFYEYPTIEKLAAYIACEAPVISETPLKLPSDRITPVSDDVLEISAKETVVLDEIDEQYYRFDKFPKYIEWSNRLALWESLGIRNPYFQVNNGMAGSTMNINGSDLINFATFNYLGLSCDSSVCNASIDAIKTYGTSVSATNPITGLTPLHKKLERVLAEFLNCEDSLVLPSGFGTNETIVGTLVGSGDLIVHDLYMHMSAVQGSLLSGARKITFPHNDWEALDAILKKERAMYKKVLILIEGTYSMDGDIPNLPKIIEIKKRHKALLMIDEAHSIGVLGKNGGGVGEHYNVNRSDVDVWMGTLSKAIGSCGGYIAGSKELIKYLRLTTPGYIFGTSITPANTAAAIASLETIKKEPYRVARLHYLSSLFLTLAKEKGLNTGTSNGTAIIPVIIGDSIKTLKLANAIFDRGILAMPILFPAVSEDATRVRFFVMANHTEEQIHYAVNTAHEEFLKLK, encoded by the coding sequence ATGACTGACAAGTTTAGTAATATCTCAACATTGGTTGATTTACTCCGGTTTAGAGTAAATAAGCATCCGGATAGGGTTGCTTATACTTTCTTACCTGATGGTGAGGGAAACGGCATATCTTTGACTTATGCTGAGCTTGATAAGAAAGCCCGTTCAATTGCCGTTGAACTTCAAAGGTCATACCATAGAGGATCAAGAGCGATTTTAGCATACCCATCCGGCCTGGATTTTATCTGTGCGTTTTTTGGCTGTGTTTATGCCGGCATTATTGCTGTCCCTGCTTATCCCCCAAAAAGGAATCAAAAACTTGACAGGTTTAAATCCATAATAGATGATTCCAAACCATCCGTTATTCTTAGCAAATCCAATATCGTAAATAAAATAAAACCAATGTATAAAGAGGATCTGTCACTAAAAGATTTACCATGGGTCTCAACAGAAACCATTAGCGAGGATAACGCAAAAGACTATTGGGAAAATTTGGTTAATGCAGACGATATAGTTTTTCTCCAATACACTTCCGGATCGACAGCTAAACCTAAAGGAGTAATGATAACCCACGAAAACATTATTTATAATGAACTAATGCTCCAATCTGCAATTAACTTATCAGAAGATTCCATTGCCGTTGGGTGGAGTCCTCTGTTTCATGATATGGGATTGATAGGTCAGGTACTTTCCCCTATTTATATGGGGATGCGTCTTTATTTTATGGCCCCAATCTCTTTTCTACAGAAACCAATATGTTGGATTAAAGCTGTATCCGATTATAAAGCTACTGTAACTCTTGCACCAAACTTCGCATATGAACTATGTGCACGTCAAATAACGGATGAACAAAAACAAGGACTTAATTTATCGCACTTGAAGATTGCCCTATCCGGCTCTGAACCGGTTAACAGCAGCACAATGGATCGTTTTTACGAGGCATTCTCACCGTATGGACTTAAAAGAGAAACGCTATATCCGGCTTATGGACTTGCCGAGGTTACGCTGTTTGCAACCGGCGGAGAGCGTGGGGACTTACAGGTGTATAAATCTTTACTTACAAATGAACTTGAACGTAATCGTGTGGTTTTAACAGGTAATGAAGGTAATAACGGGAAAGGAACAAAGATATTAGTTGGAAATGGCAAGCCATGGCTTGACGAAAAGATTGTTATAGCCGACCCTGAGACCAACGCTACAAAACCTGTCGGAGAGATTGGTGAGATATTGATATCTGGCAAAAATGTGGCAAAAGGGTATTGGAATAATCCTGAGGCGACTAAACAAACCTTTCAGGCATATTTATCCGATACCGGAGACGGTCCTTTTTTAAGGACAGGTGATTCCGGGTTTATATTTAATGGCAGTCTGTTTGTTACTGGTCGTATCAAGGATATGATAATAATCCGTGGACAGAACTATTATCCTCAGGATATAGAGTGGACAGTAGATGAGATTTCTTTTGATGTAAATGGGACAAGACCAATAAGAGTGGGTGCTTGTGGTGCTTTTTCTACAGAAGTAAACGGAGAAGAGAAGCTTATTGTCGCCATAGAGGTAAATAGTGGATATTTAACTGGCTTGAGAGATATTTTAAAAGACAGAGAATCTATAGCTGGAAATGCCTGCAGCGTACATCAAAAGACATCAAACAAAACATCCCAATCACATGGAGATGCCGATGTTCTTCCACCTGAGGTTATTGCCAATGCGATACGTAAGGCTGTAGCAGAGGAGCATGAACTATCTGTCTATGACGTTGTGTTGCTGCGTCCCTATAGTATTCCAATGACATCAAGCGGTAAGATTCAACGTCATCGGTTGCGTCATGGTTATGAAACAGGGGAGATAGAAAAGTTGTGGGCGTTAAAAGATACAGAACCTGTAAGGGATGAATCAGTTGAAGATCAGTGTGAAAAACTCGATGGCTGTGATAAGGATATTTGTAAATTAGACAGATGGCTTGTAAGTAAAATATCGTTACATCTGAAGATCCCCTCAAAAGAAATGGACAACAAACGGGACTTATTCACATACGGCATTGATTCCCTTATGGTTGTGCAGATAATGGCTGATTTGCAATCAGCGTTGGGGCATTCGCTTGAAGAAAGGCTATTCTATGAATACCCGACTATAGAGAAGTTAGCAGCCTATATTGCTTGTGAAGCGCCTGTTATAAGTGAAACTCCGTTGAAATTGCCTTCTGATAGGATTACACCTGTTTCGGATGATGTTTTGGAAATATCTGCCAAAGAAACGGTTGTGTTGGATGAAATAGATGAACAATATTACCGGTTCGATAAGTTTCCGAAATATATAGAATGGAGTAACAGATTAGCCCTGTGGGAATCGTTAGGAATTAGAAATCCGTACTTTCAGGTCAATAACGGTATGGCCGGAAGCACTATGAACATAAACGGCAGTGACTTGATAAACTTTGCAACTTTCAACTATCTGGGGCTGTCTTGTGACAGTTCGGTATGTAATGCCTCTATAGACGCTATCAAAACATATGGCACATCAGTTTCAGCTACTAATCCAATAACAGGATTAACCCCGCTTCACAAGAAACTGGAGAGGGTATTGGCTGAATTCCTTAACTGTGAAGACAGCCTGGTGTTGCCAAGCGGGTTTGGTACAAACGAAACCATAGTTGGAACGCTGGTCGGCTCCGGTGATCTAATCGTACATGATCTTTATATGCACATGAGCGCTGTTCAGGGAAGTCTTTTGTCGGGTGCAAGAAAAATAACTTTCCCGCATAATGATTGGGAGGCTCTCGATGCTATTTTAAAGAAAGAGAGAGCCATGTATAAGAAAGTTCTTATTCTTATAGAAGGAACTTACAGCATGGACGGGGATATTCCGAATCTTCCCAAAATTATTGAAATAAAGAAACGCCACAAGGCATTACTTATGATAGATGAGGCTCATTCGATAGGTGTCTTGGGGAAAAATGGCGGTGGAGTTGGAGAGCATTATAACGTTAACCGCTCAGATGTGGATGTGTGGATGGGGACGTTAAGTAAGGCTATTGGGAGTTGTGGGGGATACATTGCCGGTTCGAAGGAACTGATTAAATATCTCAGATTGACAACACCTGGATATATTTTTGGAACCAGCATAACACCGGCAAATACGGCTGCTGCAATAGCCTCACTTGAAACGATAAAAAAAGAGCCTTATCGGGTAGCCCGTCTGCATTATCTGTCAAGCCTCTTTCTAACACTCGCAAAGGAAAAAGGACTTAACACCGGAACCAGTAATGGTACAGCCATAATACCCGTCATTATCGGTGACTCAATAAAAACACTCAAGCTTGCCAATGCCATATTTGACAGAGGAATTCTTGCAATGCCGATACTTTTTCCTGCTGTTAGCGAGGATGCAACAAGAGTAAGATTTTTCGTTATGGCAAATCACACGGAGGAGCAGATTCATTATGCTGTAAATACTGCACATGAGGAATTTTTAAAATTGAAATAA